A window from Ignavibacteriota bacterium encodes these proteins:
- a CDS encoding T9SS type A sorting domain-containing protein: MKKAYFIFLFCLIQSKIILAIDLNLNKQKWIGTWSTALQLVETGNNPPPPGLANNTIRQIVRVSIGGESIRLKLSNEFSTNQVILKEVHIALSLGNGIIDSLSSKQLLFNGNKEFTINAGGTVTSDPVQFSLTKLTDVAITIYFGNTSADITGHPGSRTTSYILTGNQIDKIDFSEAVKTDHWYVINTIDVLTSDTTYAVAILGNSITDGRGSGTNKQNRWPDELAKRLQNNSSTNQVAVLNSGIGGNCVLGNCLGPSAISRFERDILNQSGIKWVIIFEGINDIGNAWNTDVGDRLIEAYKGMINAAHAKGIYAYGATILPMKGHSYFSESHESIRQKVNSWIRYGGLFDDVIDLDLALRNPLDTLSLLPEADTGDHLHPNENGHRMIADAVDLSLFLKKDSLNYSSKNETHYYEIECGKVGLNWNVVNDFQSSNEKYVTVKNGMQSLNSAPIDSLSIIEIPFNIDSTGTFSVYVRVNCATYDDDSFWLSFDNSDFQLQNGLVTSGWEWKKINDFNLVTDEHILKIAFREDGAKLDKVCIKNSFYPPSGLGEQAENLCELTNIFNSKQKTFGFKLYQNFPNPFNPFTNINYSVPTKTFVTIKVYDVLGNEVANLVNETKNAGSYNVAFDGNYLSSGVYLYQLKSEKFSETKKLILIK, from the coding sequence ATGAAGAAAGCATATTTTATATTTTTGTTTTGCTTAATACAATCTAAAATAATTTTAGCTATTGATTTAAATTTAAATAAACAAAAATGGATTGGTACTTGGAGCACAGCTCTGCAATTGGTCGAAACAGGAAACAATCCTCCGCCACCAGGTTTAGCAAATAATACAATTCGACAAATTGTACGTGTTTCAATCGGCGGAGAAAGTATTCGATTGAAATTATCTAATGAGTTTAGTACAAATCAAGTAATATTAAAAGAAGTTCATATTGCACTTTCTTTGGGAAACGGAATTATCGATTCTTTATCAAGTAAGCAATTATTATTCAACGGCAATAAAGAATTTACCATAAATGCAGGAGGAACAGTAACTTCTGATCCAGTTCAATTTTCATTAACAAAATTAACTGATGTTGCTATAACAATTTATTTTGGCAATACCTCAGCTGATATTACCGGACATCCTGGTTCAAGAACAACTTCATATATTCTTACCGGAAATCAAATTGATAAAATTGATTTTTCTGAAGCGGTAAAAACTGATCATTGGTATGTTATAAATACTATTGATGTTTTGACTTCTGATACAACTTACGCAGTTGCAATTCTCGGAAATTCAATTACTGATGGACGTGGATCTGGAACTAATAAACAAAATCGTTGGCCGGATGAGCTTGCAAAAAGATTGCAAAATAATTCAAGTACAAATCAAGTTGCAGTTCTTAATTCCGGAATCGGTGGAAATTGTGTGCTCGGTAATTGCTTGGGTCCATCAGCAATAAGCAGATTTGAAAGAGATATTTTAAATCAAAGTGGAATTAAATGGGTAATAATTTTTGAGGGAATTAATGATATTGGAAATGCGTGGAATACAGATGTTGGTGATAGACTAATTGAAGCTTACAAAGGAATGATAAATGCAGCTCATGCAAAGGGAATTTATGCTTACGGTGCCACAATACTTCCTATGAAAGGACATTCTTATTTCTCTGAATCTCATGAATCAATTAGACAAAAAGTTAATAGTTGGATACGTTATGGCGGATTATTTGATGATGTTATTGATCTTGATTTAGCTTTACGAAATCCTTTGGACACTTTAAGTTTATTGCCCGAAGCTGATACCGGTGATCATCTTCATCCTAATGAAAATGGGCATAGAATGATTGCAGATGCAGTCGACCTAAGTTTATTTTTAAAGAAAGATTCCTTGAATTATTCAAGCAAAAATGAAACACATTATTATGAAATAGAATGTGGTAAAGTTGGTTTGAACTGGAATGTTGTAAATGATTTCCAATCTTCAAATGAAAAATATGTTACGGTAAAAAACGGAATGCAAAGTTTAAATTCCGCACCTATCGATAGTTTAAGTATTATCGAAATTCCATTTAATATTGATTCGACGGGAACATTTTCAGTTTATGTCAGAGTGAATTGTGCAACTTATGATGATGATTCTTTTTGGTTAAGTTTTGATAATTCGGATTTTCAATTGCAGAATGGATTGGTTACTAGTGGATGGGAATGGAAAAAAATAAATGATTTTAACTTAGTTACAGATGAACATATTTTAAAAATTGCTTTTCGAGAAGATGGAGCAAAACTTGATAAAGTTTGCATAAAAAATTCATTTTATCCGCCAAGTGGATTGGGTGAACAAGCTGAGAATCTTTGTGAATTGACAAATATTTTTAATTCAAAACAAAAAACATTTGGGTTTAAGTTATATCAAAATTTCCCAAATCCTTTTAATCCATTTACAAATATTAATTATTCTGTCCCGACAAAAACTTTTGTTACAATAAAAGTTTATGATGTTTTGGGGAATGAAGTTGCAAATCTTGTAAATGAAACAAAAAATGCGGGAAGTTATAATGTTGCGTTTGATGGAAATTATTTATCAAGCGGAGTTTATTTATATCAACTAAAATCTGAAAAATTTTCCGAAACTAAAAAGTTAATTTTAATTAAGTAA
- a CDS encoding DUF5597 domain-containing protein has translation MKNLTKLKFLIFLLSVIFIQCETKENGYTKNIPHLDKKEGAIQLIVDDKPFLILGGELGNSSFTSLEYMKPIWQKLKLMNLNTILVPIYWELIEPTEGKFDFDLFDELLSESRKNNFKLIILWFGSWKNSMSSHAPAWVKTNQERFPRVKDDKGKSQEILTPFSNENLNADIKAFQALMKHIKEIDENENTVIMIQPENEIGMLGSARDYHPLANEKFNENVPSELMQYLIKNKNKLVSEFLKVWEENGLNETGTWEAIFGKSIYTDEIFMSYYFAKYTEAVTKAGKEIYPLPMFVNAALNAPNKFPGEYPSAGPLPHLMDIWKFATPSIDFLSPDFYNPNFKHWCDLFTRQGNPLFIPEHRFDNTVAAKSIYAFGHYEAIGFSPFSIESTNNAENEPIGKIYDLINQLTPIITEYHGKEKIDGVILDKTNIENKLIFGKYEFTIKHSYTLGYEPNSKNDDWEMSGALIIQTNDNEFFIAGFGFVITFKNLENPESYVGILKTEEGKFENNKWKVIRHLNGDQTHQGRHIRAFVEDCSIQRFELYDYK, from the coding sequence ATGAAAAACTTAACAAAATTGAAATTCCTAATTTTTTTATTATCAGTTATTTTTATTCAATGTGAAACCAAAGAAAATGGTTATACTAAAAATATTCCTCACCTAGATAAGAAAGAAGGCGCAATACAATTAATTGTTGATGATAAACCGTTTCTAATTCTTGGCGGTGAGCTTGGAAATTCATCATTTACAAGTTTAGAATATATGAAACCAATCTGGCAAAAATTAAAATTGATGAATTTAAATACTATACTCGTTCCAATTTATTGGGAACTGATCGAACCTACTGAAGGTAAATTTGATTTTGATTTATTTGATGAATTACTTAGCGAATCAAGAAAAAATAATTTTAAACTTATAATTTTATGGTTCGGTTCATGGAAGAATAGTATGTCAAGTCACGCACCAGCTTGGGTTAAAACAAATCAAGAAAGATTTCCTCGTGTGAAAGATGATAAAGGAAAAAGTCAAGAAATTTTAACTCCCTTTTCTAATGAGAATTTAAATGCGGATATTAAAGCATTCCAAGCATTGATGAAACATATTAAGGAAATTGATGAAAACGAAAATACCGTAATAATGATTCAACCGGAAAATGAAATAGGCATGCTTGGCTCAGCAAGAGATTATCATCCGTTAGCAAATGAAAAGTTCAATGAAAATGTTCCTTCAGAATTAATGCAATATTTAATCAAAAATAAAAATAAACTCGTTTCGGAATTTTTAAAAGTTTGGGAGGAAAATGGATTAAATGAAACTGGAACTTGGGAAGCAATTTTTGGGAAAAGTATTTATACTGATGAAATATTCATGTCTTATTATTTTGCTAAATACACGGAAGCTGTTACTAAAGCCGGAAAAGAGATTTATCCTTTGCCAATGTTTGTAAATGCTGCGCTGAATGCACCGAACAAATTCCCCGGTGAATATCCAAGTGCCGGACCTCTTCCTCATTTGATGGATATTTGGAAATTCGCTACGCCATCTATAGATTTTCTTTCACCGGATTTTTACAATCCAAATTTTAAACATTGGTGCGATTTATTTACACGTCAAGGAAATCCGTTATTTATTCCTGAACATCGCTTTGATAACACAGTTGCGGCAAAATCAATTTATGCGTTTGGACATTATGAAGCGATTGGCTTTTCACCTTTTTCTATTGAATCAACAAATAATGCTGAAAATGAACCAATAGGAAAAATTTATGATTTAATAAATCAGTTAACCCCAATAATTACTGAGTATCACGGGAAAGAAAAAATCGACGGAGTTATTTTAGATAAAACTAATATTGAGAATAAACTTATCTTCGGGAAATACGAATTTACAATAAAACATAGTTACACATTAGGTTATGAACCTAACTCTAAAAATGATGATTGGGAAATGAGCGGCGCATTAATAATTCAAACAAATGATAATGAATTTTTTATTGCTGGTTTCGGTTTCGTAATTACATTTAAAAATTTGGAAAATCCAGAATCATACGTTGGAATATTAAAAACAGAAGAAGGAAAATTTGAGAATAATAAATGGAAAGTTATTAGACACTTAAACGGTGATCAAACTCATCAAGGAAGACACATACGCGCATTTGTTGAAGATTGTTCTATTCAAAGATTTGAACTTTATGATTACAAATAA